The following proteins are co-located in the Acidicapsa acidisoli genome:
- a CDS encoding M56 family metallopeptidase, whose translation MNPARAILFDLLFNACVQIALFAIVAAALSCLIAKARAKYQYLLYLLVLLVSLVAPAVNTLWHRHSTGAAEGLALQISSRGAARNYEPWILRDSLEQHQSFLTSPGIQSLMIGAWAVLVFFRLTRFCRAVRRVRRLRREALVLSSGDLGVASQIFESRHRVALLKSAAIDDPVTIGAFHPAIVLPSKLLPCLAYQDLSVILAHEYGHVRRRDFMFHVACELISLPVSWHPGTNYLLSKISHTRELACDDYAATRLGKRRFYANTLVRLASLSLHTSRGNAIAMGLFDGDNLEARIGALTENRVQLSRAALSGLILATSIAMSVGAVLAHAMSLQTSSDLSAPGEKFAGTWHWMFQGRSFATMTLVRSGTNYTGSATQSRIALKRDGTLLRADPSDDTTPKQITRATPEGASLHVTVEDGFQFILTEKDGSRAEIHPVGAPPNMKSIAAEKVR comes from the coding sequence ATGAATCCAGCTCGCGCGATACTATTCGATCTCTTGTTCAACGCGTGTGTGCAAATAGCCCTTTTCGCGATCGTAGCGGCGGCATTGTCATGCCTCATTGCAAAAGCGAGGGCAAAGTATCAGTATCTCCTTTATCTCTTGGTGCTTCTGGTTTCTTTGGTCGCCCCAGCAGTTAACACACTTTGGCATCGGCACTCCACAGGAGCTGCGGAAGGCTTAGCACTGCAGATCTCGTCCAGAGGCGCAGCAAGAAATTACGAACCGTGGATTTTGCGAGACAGCCTTGAGCAACATCAGAGTTTTCTTACCTCACCGGGAATCCAGAGCTTGATGATCGGCGCCTGGGCAGTGCTTGTCTTCTTTCGGTTAACTCGATTCTGCCGCGCCGTTCGCCGGGTCCGCCGCTTAAGACGAGAAGCGCTCGTGCTTTCGTCAGGTGATCTAGGCGTGGCGAGTCAGATTTTCGAGAGCAGACACCGCGTCGCTCTCCTGAAATCAGCAGCTATCGACGATCCCGTGACTATCGGAGCATTTCATCCTGCCATCGTGTTGCCAAGCAAATTGCTCCCATGCCTTGCCTATCAGGACCTTTCGGTGATCTTGGCGCATGAATATGGCCATGTTCGTCGCAGAGATTTTATGTTTCACGTCGCGTGTGAATTGATCTCGCTACCTGTCTCTTGGCATCCCGGCACAAACTACCTGCTGTCAAAAATCTCGCACACGCGAGAGCTCGCTTGCGATGACTACGCAGCCACACGTCTCGGAAAGCGTCGATTCTATGCCAACACACTCGTACGTTTGGCGTCTCTGAGTCTGCATACCTCGAGAGGCAACGCCATTGCAATGGGATTGTTCGATGGCGACAATTTGGAGGCTCGGATTGGAGCGCTGACTGAGAACAGGGTTCAGTTATCCCGCGCCGCTCTTTCGGGATTAATCTTGGCAACGAGTATTGCGATGAGCGTAGGAGCAGTGCTTGCACACGCAATGAGCCTACAAACAAGCTCTGACCTTTCAGCGCCGGGAGAGAAGTTCGCGGGAACCTGGCACTGGATGTTTCAAGGGAGAAGTTTTGCCACCATGACCCTGGTTCGAAGCGGAACCAACTATACAGGGTCTGCCACCCAGTCCCGGATTGCACTGAAACGTGATGGCACTCTGCTTCGAGCTGATCCTTCTGATGACACAACGCCAAAGCAAATTACCAGAGCAACTCCAGAGGGTGCCTCTTTGCACGTCACCGTGGAGGACGGATTTCAATTCATTTTGACTGAAAAAGACGGCTCCAGAGCCGAAATCCATCCGGTTGGGGCACCACCAAACATGAAATCTATAGCTGCAGAGAAGGTGCGTTAG
- a CDS encoding BlaI/MecI/CopY family transcriptional regulator produces the protein MPKKTGVLTPLERRLMRVLWDSGAGNVQKVLQGLSGEPQLAYTTVQTTLNVLFRKGKVKRRLVGRAYEYRASVTQEAADSHAIKDVLHRVFKGSVDDLLLTLVRSRQLDARKLAQLQERLRNAESNEEEPT, from the coding sequence ATGCCGAAGAAAACCGGAGTCTTGACCCCATTAGAGCGACGGCTTATGCGTGTGCTCTGGGACAGCGGCGCAGGAAATGTTCAGAAGGTCTTGCAGGGACTGTCGGGTGAGCCTCAGCTTGCTTACACAACAGTCCAAACCACGTTGAATGTTCTCTTTCGCAAGGGGAAGGTAAAGAGAAGGCTCGTCGGACGCGCATACGAATACAGAGCGAGCGTTACTCAAGAGGCTGCCGACTCGCACGCAATCAAAGACGTTTTGCATAGAGTGTTTAAAGGCTCCGTGGATGACCTTCTGTTGACTCTTGTTCGGAGCCGGCAGCTCGACGCCCGCAAACTTGCGCAACTGCAAGAGAGATTAAGGAACGCTGAGAGCAACGAGGAGGAACCGACATGA
- a CDS encoding AraC family transcriptional regulator: MDPITDIFRTMHVTAFGLHRLEATAPWGIKQENQAEERPALSGKKAPPSDLAHFAMLSRGNCWLSVDGIAEPIPLTGGDCFLLAKGTSIVLRDSPRTRPRWTFREIGAGANGNVALCGGGGAPTTIVCGSLSFDRASLKPITQLLPSFILMKADQARTLALHNTVQALASEMAEQAPGSEVVATRLAEVLFIQVLRAHIASGPERNKGWLRAIFDPQIGTALGAVHDSVNTPWTVESLAEAAGMSRSAFAARFKELLGQTPLEYVTEWRMQKAMQLLEQRDKKLIDVARSVGYESDAAFSKAFKRIVGASPGEYLKRGLEDHDQSR; this comes from the coding sequence TTGGACCCGATAACAGACATCTTCAGAACGATGCACGTAACCGCTTTCGGTCTGCACAGGCTCGAAGCCACAGCCCCGTGGGGCATCAAACAGGAAAATCAGGCGGAAGAAAGACCCGCGCTTTCCGGCAAAAAAGCGCCACCCTCCGATTTGGCGCACTTTGCCATGCTTTCGCGCGGCAACTGCTGGCTGAGTGTGGACGGGATTGCGGAGCCCATTCCCCTCACCGGTGGTGACTGCTTTTTGCTGGCTAAGGGGACTTCGATTGTTTTGCGCGACAGCCCGCGAACACGGCCGAGGTGGACCTTCCGCGAGATCGGGGCCGGGGCCAACGGCAATGTCGCTCTTTGTGGAGGTGGCGGCGCGCCGACGACCATCGTCTGTGGGTCCTTGAGCTTCGATCGCGCCAGCCTCAAGCCGATCACTCAGTTATTGCCGAGCTTCATTCTGATGAAAGCCGATCAGGCACGCACGCTTGCTCTCCACAACACGGTGCAGGCGCTGGCGTCAGAAATGGCAGAACAGGCGCCGGGATCCGAAGTCGTCGCGACTCGGCTAGCCGAGGTTCTATTTATCCAGGTACTCCGGGCGCATATCGCGTCGGGACCGGAACGCAACAAAGGATGGCTTCGTGCGATTTTCGATCCTCAAATAGGCACTGCTTTGGGTGCCGTTCACGACAGTGTGAATACACCCTGGACGGTGGAATCCCTGGCCGAAGCGGCGGGCATGTCTCGCTCCGCATTCGCAGCACGTTTTAAAGAGCTACTCGGACAAACACCGTTGGAATACGTAACCGAGTGGAGGATGCAGAAGGCGATGCAGTTACTCGAACAGCGTGACAAAAAGCTTATAGACGTTGCTCGGTCGGTCGGTTACGAGTCCGACGCTGCGTTCAGTAAGGCGTTCAAGCGAATTGTTGGAGCCAGTCCAGGGGAATACCTCAAACGTGGATTAGAAGACCACGATCAGTCCCGGTAA
- a CDS encoding SDR family NAD(P)-dependent oxidoreductase, translated as MGKLQGKVAVITGGATGIGRAAAKRFIEEGAFVFIFGRRQAELDAAVADLGPNARAVQGSISDLADLDRLYAAVKAERGTLDIVFANAGAGSPLPLGKITAEHIDETFDTNVKGTIFTVQKALPLMGKGGSIILTGSSAGTTGAPTMSVYSASKAAVRNLARTWAEDLKGTGIRVNVLSPGATTTELAKAALGEEGQKVYAAMTPLQRMADPAEIGAAAAFLASDDSSFMTASELAVDGGLAQI; from the coding sequence ATGGGAAAGCTTCAAGGTAAGGTTGCAGTCATCACGGGTGGGGCTACCGGCATCGGCCGCGCCGCAGCAAAGCGCTTCATCGAGGAGGGCGCCTTCGTCTTCATCTTCGGCCGCCGGCAGGCAGAGCTCGACGCCGCTGTCGCTGACCTCGGGCCCAATGCCCGCGCGGTACAAGGTTCGATCTCCGATCTAGCCGACCTCGACCGACTCTACGCGGCGGTGAAGGCCGAGCGCGGAACCCTCGACATCGTTTTCGCCAATGCCGGGGCGGGAAGCCCGCTTCCGCTCGGTAAGATCACTGCCGAGCACATTGACGAAACCTTCGACACCAATGTGAAGGGTACGATCTTCACGGTCCAGAAGGCGCTGCCGCTGATGGGCAAGGGCGGTTCGATTATTCTGACCGGTTCGAGCGCCGGCACCACGGGCGCCCCGACAATGAGCGTCTACAGCGCGAGCAAGGCGGCAGTGCGGAACCTCGCACGGACTTGGGCGGAAGACCTGAAGGGCACCGGCATCCGGGTAAACGTGCTGTCGCCCGGAGCGACGACGACCGAACTCGCGAAGGCAGCGCTAGGCGAGGAGGGCCAGAAGGTCTACGCCGCGATGACTCCGCTCCAGCGCATGGCCGATCCGGCGGAGATCGGGGCTGCTGCTGCCTTTCTCGCGTCGGATGACAGCAGCTTCATGACTGCTAGCGAGCTCGCCGTCGACGGCGGCCTGGCGCAAATCTGA
- a CDS encoding SDR family NAD(P)-dependent oxidoreductase yields the protein MSNNLGQKLAGKIAVITGGSSGIGLATAKRFVEEGAHVVITGRRKKELKEAAAIIKRNITTVVGDVSRLEDLDRLYAVVKEKHGHIDILFANAGAGTIAPLAVATEGHFDQTFDVNVKGMFFTVQKALPLFKDGGSIVLNSSVSNVLGLPGFTAYAASKAAVRNFARGWTMELKDRNIRVNSMSPGPIDTPALATTTGLTAEQAEQAVAQFTSQIPMGRRGMPEEIAAAVVFLSSDESSYITGVDLAVDGGMAQV from the coding sequence ATGAGTAATAATCTTGGACAGAAATTGGCGGGCAAAATTGCGGTTATCACAGGCGGCAGCAGCGGGATTGGCTTGGCCACCGCCAAGCGCTTCGTGGAAGAGGGTGCGCACGTCGTGATCACTGGGCGACGGAAGAAAGAGCTGAAGGAGGCCGCAGCCATCATCAAGAGAAACATTACGACGGTCGTGGGCGACGTGTCGCGCTTGGAGGATCTGGACCGGCTCTATGCCGTCGTGAAAGAGAAACATGGTCACATCGATATTCTGTTCGCGAACGCGGGCGCAGGTACAATCGCACCGCTCGCGGTGGCTACCGAGGGACATTTCGACCAGACCTTCGATGTGAATGTAAAGGGAATGTTCTTTACGGTGCAGAAGGCCCTTCCCCTCTTCAAAGACGGCGGCTCGATTGTCCTGAATTCTTCTGTCTCAAACGTGCTGGGGCTTCCAGGCTTTACCGCCTACGCCGCCAGTAAGGCGGCTGTGCGCAACTTCGCGCGCGGCTGGACTATGGAGCTAAAAGACCGCAACATCCGGGTGAATTCGATGAGCCCCGGACCAATCGATACCCCGGCCTTGGCGACGACGACGGGCCTTACAGCTGAACAGGCCGAGCAAGCGGTCGCCCAGTTTACCTCGCAGATCCCAATGGGTCGCAGAGGCATGCCCGAGGAAATTGCGGCAGCAGTCGTATTCCTCTCCTCTGATGAAAGTTCTTACATCACCGGTGTGGATCTCGCCGTCGATGGAGGCATGGCGCAGGTCTGA
- a CDS encoding NADPH-dependent F420 reductase produces the protein MSYAIVGFGKIGQALAHAFARKNIEVTVASRRKPGELAPQAWEIGATVVAKSLQDALDADTIILAVPFGEHREIAKALPSWKGKTIIDAMNSFPAPPEELDGLPSSAFVAKSFTGAKLVKGFNHLGAAKLATDPVVEGGHRVVFLSSDDDDAFAPVVDLAKQLGFAPVKLGRFNEGGALVHARGKTWGRLIFQDLFKKEQ, from the coding sequence ATGAGCTATGCAATTGTAGGATTCGGTAAGATCGGTCAGGCTCTCGCCCACGCCTTCGCTCGTAAGAACATTGAAGTCACCGTCGCTAGCCGCCGGAAGCCCGGGGAGTTAGCGCCGCAGGCTTGGGAGATTGGAGCCACGGTCGTCGCCAAGTCGCTGCAGGATGCACTCGACGCCGACACAATCATCTTGGCGGTACCGTTCGGGGAACATCGCGAGATTGCGAAAGCCCTGCCGAGTTGGAAAGGCAAGACGATCATCGATGCGATGAACTCGTTTCCAGCCCCACCTGAAGAGCTGGACGGCCTCCCTTCCTCCGCCTTCGTGGCGAAGTCGTTTACCGGCGCCAAGTTGGTGAAGGGCTTCAATCACCTAGGTGCGGCCAAGCTGGCTACCGACCCGGTTGTAGAGGGCGGGCATCGCGTCGTCTTTCTTTCGAGCGACGACGATGACGCGTTCGCTCCCGTGGTGGATCTGGCGAAACAACTCGGGTTCGCTCCCGTCAAGCTCGGAAGGTTTAACGAGGGTGGCGCGTTAGTGCACGCACGCGGTAAAACTTGGGGTCGACTCATCTTCCAGGATTTGTTCAAGAAGGAGCAGTAA
- a CDS encoding nuclear transport factor 2 family protein — protein sequence MSIEKNVQVVRNFLAALGSRDKQGLLALAAEDIEWIVPGENWPLAGTHRGHAGLENLLQKANETVETSYPEPPRVHSAERPGPGHRRRYWENQSHE from the coding sequence ATGAGCATCGAAAAGAATGTCCAGGTTGTGAGGAATTTTCTTGCGGCACTCGGCAGCCGCGATAAGCAAGGACTGCTGGCGTTGGCTGCCGAAGATATTGAGTGGATCGTTCCGGGCGAGAACTGGCCGCTGGCCGGCACGCACCGCGGGCACGCGGGATTGGAGAATTTACTTCAGAAGGCTAACGAAACGGTGGAAACTTCGTACCCAGAGCCCCCCCGAGTTCATAGCGCAGAGAGACCGGGTCCTGGTCATCGGCGTCGCTACTGGGAGAATCAAAGCCACGAATAA
- a CDS encoding IS110 family RNA-guided transposase: protein MKKRAQHLIAEVSLKRGQVELTIGIDLGDVWSHYCTLNQQGEVIDRGRFRTTPKAIDKWFTDVAHARVAMEVGVHSIWISEQLEQLGHEVIVANVRELRTISHSDRKSDDVDAEKLARYARLDPEILRPIPHRTVEQQEALTLIRARELLVRLRTAAVNAVRGLTKTCGHRMPASSTKCFAQRGQAALPPGLKLALGPILGQIADMTLKIKQYDREIQRLTQTAYTETEAMMTIHGVGHITALTFVLTLGDKARFRCSRDVGCYLGLRPRRSQSGERDPQLGKTKAGSAYLRSLLIECANHILRPHGRDSALRQWGLHLAARGGKQAKNKSVVAVARKLAVLLHHLWTTQESYIPFYHQAA, encoded by the coding sequence ATGAAGAAGCGTGCGCAACACCTCATCGCGGAAGTATCCCTGAAGCGTGGCCAAGTTGAGCTGACGATCGGCATCGACCTTGGCGACGTTTGGAGCCATTACTGCACCCTCAACCAGCAAGGAGAAGTGATCGATCGAGGCCGCTTTCGGACCACGCCGAAGGCCATCGATAAGTGGTTCACCGACGTGGCTCATGCTCGAGTGGCGATGGAGGTCGGCGTGCATTCGATCTGGATCAGCGAACAGCTCGAACAGCTGGGCCACGAGGTGATCGTCGCCAACGTGCGTGAACTGCGGACGATCTCACACAGCGATCGTAAGAGCGACGATGTAGATGCGGAGAAGCTGGCCCGTTACGCGCGGCTCGATCCTGAGATCCTCCGGCCGATCCCGCATCGCACGGTTGAACAGCAGGAAGCCCTGACTCTTATTCGTGCTCGAGAGCTTCTGGTTCGACTACGCACTGCAGCGGTGAACGCTGTGCGTGGATTGACGAAGACTTGCGGTCACCGCATGCCAGCTTCGTCCACCAAGTGCTTCGCACAACGAGGTCAGGCTGCGCTACCGCCTGGGCTGAAGCTGGCACTTGGTCCGATCCTTGGTCAGATCGCGGACATGACTCTGAAGATCAAGCAGTACGACCGTGAGATCCAACGTCTGACTCAGACCGCATATACCGAGACCGAGGCCATGATGACGATTCATGGAGTCGGCCACATCACTGCGCTAACCTTCGTGCTGACGCTCGGAGATAAGGCACGATTCAGATGCAGCCGAGACGTTGGCTGCTATCTTGGGCTTCGACCAAGACGCAGTCAGTCCGGCGAACGTGATCCGCAACTCGGCAAAACCAAGGCTGGTAGCGCGTATCTTCGAAGTCTGCTGATCGAGTGTGCCAACCATATCCTGCGACCTCATGGCCGAGACTCGGCGCTTCGACAGTGGGGCCTGCACCTGGCCGCCAGAGGCGGCAAGCAGGCGAAGAACAAGTCCGTCGTGGCGGTTGCTCGCAAGCTGGCTGTGCTCCTTCATCACCTTTGGACTACGCAGGAATCGTACATCCCGTTCTATCACCAAGCCGCGTAA
- a CDS encoding serine hydrolase has product MRTRFWFVLAAFLFLRNAPGQISGGQSPAPNEKAVEENLHFLTVIKGRPDPGMSLADQMSRLHVPGVSIAVIRDKRIDWSKGYDVVRLGGAPVSTSTLFSAASMSKPVTAMAILRLVQEGKIDLDVDVNTYLKAWKISANEYTKDHPVTVRELLSHTSGIGTHNGMIYNPATGVPSILEILNGKPPATTPPVRVEWEPGTKYAYANGGYLILELLISELTGKPFAEAMKELVLTPIGMNNSTFKAPLSPEEAATAATAYDEGGTNGYAPAQIVEPNAAAGGLWTTAIDYAKFIIELEKEYDGESHRVLNQKMARAMVTAGMGPSDSIRWGLGVRVGGTQPNIYFEHGGSAVYQCDMVGYPSGNGVVVLTSGGEGGPLSDQIVRSVAQTYDWPDFKPVEHIVVPVEPSKFDRYVGTYDFIKVTQDGSHLMAEIPLGSKAQELFPESNTQYFLRDAPTRVIFDVNTEGKVTGLEFITTYVHWHRDKKP; this is encoded by the coding sequence ATGCGTACACGCTTTTGGTTTGTGCTGGCAGCCTTCTTATTTCTCCGAAATGCGCCGGGGCAGATTTCAGGAGGTCAGTCACCGGCGCCTAATGAAAAGGCCGTGGAAGAAAATCTTCACTTTCTGACTGTTATCAAAGGCCGTCCTGATCCAGGAATGTCCTTGGCGGACCAGATGTCGCGGCTACATGTGCCTGGGGTGAGCATCGCCGTGATTCGCGATAAGCGAATTGACTGGAGCAAAGGTTACGACGTGGTACGCCTTGGCGGGGCGCCTGTTTCTACATCAACCCTGTTTAGTGCCGCGTCCATGAGCAAACCGGTGACCGCTATGGCCATTCTAAGGCTCGTTCAGGAAGGCAAGATCGACCTGGACGTGGATGTGAACACCTACCTGAAGGCCTGGAAGATCTCAGCCAATGAGTACACGAAAGACCATCCCGTCACAGTTCGTGAACTGCTAAGCCATACGTCGGGAATTGGCACACACAATGGCATGATCTACAACCCGGCTACGGGTGTGCCGTCGATCCTTGAGATTTTGAATGGAAAGCCGCCGGCAACGACGCCTCCTGTTCGCGTGGAGTGGGAGCCAGGCACAAAGTATGCATACGCCAATGGCGGGTACCTGATCCTCGAACTCTTGATCTCCGAGCTTACGGGTAAGCCCTTTGCAGAGGCGATGAAAGAGTTGGTTTTGACGCCGATTGGAATGAACAACAGCACCTTCAAAGCGCCGCTCTCTCCCGAGGAAGCAGCGACCGCGGCTACGGCTTACGACGAGGGTGGAACGAATGGGTACGCACCCGCACAAATTGTGGAGCCAAATGCAGCGGCGGGCGGGTTGTGGACGACAGCGATCGACTATGCAAAGTTCATCATCGAGTTGGAGAAAGAGTACGACGGAGAATCTCACCGTGTGCTTAATCAAAAGATGGCGCGGGCAATGGTGACTGCGGGCATGGGGCCCTCGGATAGTATCCGTTGGGGCCTGGGCGTGCGCGTGGGAGGCACACAGCCGAATATCTACTTCGAGCATGGCGGGTCTGCAGTCTATCAATGCGACATGGTGGGATATCCCTCAGGGAATGGAGTGGTGGTGCTCACCAGCGGAGGGGAAGGCGGCCCTCTCTCGGACCAGATTGTTCGCAGCGTTGCCCAAACGTACGACTGGCCTGATTTCAAGCCGGTCGAGCATATCGTGGTGCCAGTGGAGCCATCGAAATTCGATCGCTACGTTGGAACCTACGATTTCATCAAAGTTACCCAGGACGGAAGCCATCTGATGGCGGAGATACCACTCGGATCAAAAGCGCAGGAGCTATTTCCAGAGTCTAACACCCAATACTTCCTCCGCGACGCTCCGACGCGTGTCATCTTCGATGTGAATACTGAAGGCAAAGTGACCGGGTTGGAGTTCATCACTACCTATGTTCACTGGCACAGAGACAAGAAGCCTTAG
- a CDS encoding TetR/AcrR family transcriptional regulator, producing MKPPRPNKHQLQSETTRTALLQAARKIFVREGFERAQIDDIAAEVGRTRGAVYTHFESKEDLFLSVLEQQMQGTSKRAVDFIENQSEQNPTLRLKALKKFYSEADDPSTYLKQQYNMELNRQAFNIGSLLWSAFSRSSVAAARP from the coding sequence ATGAAGCCGCCCAGGCCCAACAAGCATCAATTGCAAAGCGAGACGACACGCACAGCTTTGCTTCAAGCGGCCCGAAAGATTTTCGTTCGAGAAGGATTCGAGCGAGCTCAGATTGATGACATCGCAGCAGAAGTGGGCCGGACGAGAGGGGCTGTTTACACGCACTTTGAAAGTAAAGAAGATCTGTTTCTCTCAGTACTTGAACAGCAAATGCAGGGCACGTCCAAACGCGCGGTCGATTTCATCGAGAACCAAAGCGAGCAGAATCCAACTCTCCGATTGAAGGCACTTAAAAAGTTCTATTCCGAGGCCGATGATCCGTCGACGTACTTAAAGCAGCAATACAATATGGAATTGAACAGACAAGCATTCAACATTGGAAGCCTGCTCTGGAGCGCATTTTCTCGGTCGAGCGTTGCGGCAGCAAGGCCATGA
- a CDS encoding ParB/RepB/Spo0J family partition protein, whose amino-acid sequence MHPYEEAQGFQRLLDMPGYDVAALVLKSGKSASHIYARLSLLQLIPDVAQAFVEERITASHAYLIARLPQEHQAAAFEQCWRKDWNDKEPHLLPAKHIAAWIETNLYLALADAPFDVEDITLNPAAGACVTCSRRSGYNTSLFADVQGDQCLDGVCYQTKVSAHIDRELVARPHLVQIETTWRPAKEQRPGVLSKHSYRELDIPDNPDAEPPCPNTKSALIVFGRNAGKTITVCTDGHCPVHDPETAARLARQEAENPAPVMEPASEEETEEEAEQRRAEFEQRRLEHEAQQQRLEEERKAEQERQQQEYEAEQKRREELSKARAATFERILDQVPAMFSAAQLRALLRLLVHIDPYSFLEEVASHFTAGSDENVPQTDEEIVLAALDNTADDKLTGFALRLVLTDHVGIPRGEDPDPLSEAEAAFAPPQPKSPKPKTANKGEESTVVKAPQKKSAVKKQKAA is encoded by the coding sequence ATCCATCCATACGAAGAGGCGCAGGGCTTCCAGCGCTTGCTCGACATGCCCGGTTACGATGTGGCCGCGCTCGTGTTGAAGTCAGGCAAGAGCGCATCGCACATCTACGCACGTCTCTCCCTCTTGCAACTCATCCCCGATGTGGCACAGGCATTTGTAGAGGAACGCATTACCGCCAGCCACGCCTACCTTATCGCCCGCCTACCGCAGGAGCATCAAGCCGCTGCCTTTGAGCAGTGCTGGCGCAAGGACTGGAACGACAAAGAACCCCACTTGCTACCGGCCAAGCACATTGCCGCTTGGATCGAAACCAACCTCTATCTTGCCCTCGCCGACGCTCCGTTCGACGTAGAAGACATCACTCTCAACCCTGCCGCTGGAGCTTGCGTGACCTGCTCCCGCCGCAGTGGATATAACACTTCACTCTTCGCAGACGTGCAAGGGGACCAGTGCCTCGACGGAGTCTGCTATCAAACCAAGGTTTCAGCGCATATCGACCGCGAACTCGTCGCGCGGCCTCATCTTGTCCAGATTGAGACGACGTGGCGACCCGCTAAGGAACAACGCCCCGGCGTTCTGTCCAAGCACTCCTACCGGGAACTCGACATTCCCGACAATCCGGACGCCGAGCCGCCATGCCCCAATACCAAATCCGCATTGATCGTCTTCGGACGAAATGCCGGAAAGACCATCACCGTTTGCACCGACGGCCATTGCCCGGTGCATGATCCTGAAACCGCCGCCCGTCTTGCCAGACAGGAGGCCGAGAACCCGGCCCCTGTGATGGAACCTGCATCGGAGGAGGAAACAGAAGAGGAAGCCGAACAGCGCCGAGCGGAGTTCGAACAGCGCCGCCTGGAGCACGAAGCCCAACAACAGCGCCTTGAGGAGGAGCGCAAAGCCGAGCAGGAACGCCAACAACAAGAGTACGAGGCCGAACAGAAACGACGGGAGGAGTTGAGCAAGGCCCGTGCCGCAACCTTCGAACGCATTCTCGACCAGGTCCCGGCGATGTTTAGCGCTGCGCAGCTTCGCGCCCTCCTGCGCTTGCTGGTCCACATCGATCCTTACAGCTTCCTTGAAGAAGTGGCGAGCCACTTCACCGCCGGGAGCGATGAGAACGTACCGCAGACCGACGAGGAAATCGTACTCGCCGCACTCGATAACACCGCAGACGACAAGCTAACCGGCTTCGCGTTGCGCCTCGTGCTGACAGATCACGTCGGCATTCCCCGCGGAGAAGACCCAGACCCACTCTCAGAAGCCGAGGCGGCGTTCGCTCCACCGCAGCCCAAGTCTCCCAAACCGAAGACCGCGAACAAGGGTGAAGAGTCCACGGTCGTAAAGGCTCCTCAGAAGAAGAGTGCTGTGAAGAAGCAGAAGGCAGCCTAA
- a CDS encoding site-specific integrase, with product MVKVQRIRVPDTGHLSWIVVDGEHLPVAVLNEYLLYLHRLGRSPNTVRAYAHHLQSFWAFLTEQEHDWQSLKLTQLADFVSWVRYATRTGGQHRSDATINLILAAIGSFYEYQDRLGVETAISRSRRFGAKSPYKPFLHHMSRTHSLRHAVVRVKSIKRLPRVFSPSEVQSLLDACTRLRDRLLLCLLHESGMRIGQALGLRHADIRSYDGAIDIVPRANSNGARAKSRSPYVVHVSKQAMALYADYLVHEYGEAPHDYVFANWWGGEVGAPMRYATVIDLFRQLSKRTGLKATPHMFRHTHATDLLRAGWDAAYVQRRLGHAHIQTTVSTYAHLSIEDMGEMFEQYQKERAR from the coding sequence GTGGTGAAAGTACAGAGGATCAGGGTTCCGGACACGGGACATCTGAGTTGGATCGTCGTCGACGGGGAGCACCTCCCGGTCGCAGTGTTGAATGAGTATCTTCTCTACCTTCATCGGCTGGGGAGATCGCCCAACACGGTAAGGGCATATGCACATCATCTGCAATCGTTCTGGGCGTTCCTGACCGAGCAGGAGCATGACTGGCAAAGCTTGAAGCTGACTCAACTGGCGGATTTCGTGAGCTGGGTGCGATATGCGACGCGAACCGGTGGACAACATCGCTCCGATGCCACGATCAATCTGATCCTGGCGGCCATCGGGTCGTTCTATGAGTATCAGGACAGGCTTGGGGTAGAGACGGCGATCAGCCGCTCGCGCCGCTTTGGTGCAAAGAGCCCCTACAAGCCGTTCCTGCACCACATGAGCCGAACTCACTCGTTGCGGCATGCGGTCGTGCGGGTGAAATCGATCAAGCGTCTCCCACGTGTGTTCTCTCCCTCAGAGGTTCAATCCCTGCTCGATGCGTGTACACGTCTCCGGGACCGACTTCTCTTGTGCTTGTTGCATGAGAGCGGGATGCGGATCGGTCAGGCTCTGGGCCTTCGCCACGCCGACATCCGATCTTACGACGGAGCGATCGACATCGTGCCTCGCGCAAACAGCAACGGCGCTCGTGCGAAGTCGCGCTCTCCGTATGTAGTCCATGTCTCGAAACAGGCGATGGCGCTGTACGCAGACTACCTGGTCCATGAGTATGGAGAGGCTCCTCACGACTATGTCTTCGCGAACTGGTGGGGCGGCGAAGTCGGGGCTCCGATGCGGTATGCGACTGTGATCGATCTGTTCCGTCAGCTCTCGAAGAGAACCGGGCTGAAGGCGACGCCACACATGTTCCGTCACACGCATGCAACCGATCTTCTCCGAGCTGGATGGGATGCGGCCTATGTGCAGCGGCGGCTGGGCCACGCTCATATCCAGACGACCGTCAGCACCTATGCCCACTTGTCTATCGAAGATATGGGCGAGATGTTCGAGCAGTATCAGAAGGAGCGTGCGCGATGA